In Helicobacter pylori, a single genomic region encodes these proteins:
- a CDS encoding 4-oxalocrotonate tautomerase family protein, protein MPFINIKLVPENGGPTNEQKQQLIEGVSDLMVKVLNKNKASIVVIIDEIDSNNYGLGGESVHHLRQKN, encoded by the coding sequence ATGCCGTTTATCAATATCAAACTTGTGCCAGAAAATGGAGGGCCAACAAACGAGCAAAAACAGCAATTGATTGAAGGGGTTTCAGATTTGATGGTGAAGGTGTTAAACAAAAATAAGGCTTCTATTGTGGTCATTATAGATGAGATTGATTCTAATAATTATGGTCTTGGGGGCGAGAGTGTCCATCATTTGAGGCAAAAAAACTAA
- a CDS encoding outer membrane beta-barrel protein, translated as MQFQKTLFSLPLLFLSYCIAEENGVYASVGFEYSISHAVEHNDPFLNQERIPIISNAQNKIYKLNQVKNEITNMQNTFNYINNALKNNSKLTPTEMQAEQYYLQSTLQNIEKIVTLSGGIASNPKLVQALEKMQEPTNSPLELAENLRNLELQFNQSQNRMLSSLSSQIAQISNSLNALDPSSYSKNISSMYGVSLSVGYKHFFTKKKNQGFRYYLFYDYGYTNFGFVGNGFDGLGKMNNHLYGLGIDYLYNFIDNAQKHSSVGFYAGFALAGSSWVGSGLGMWISQTGFINNYLTDYHAKMHTSFFQIPLNFGVRVNVNRHNGFEMGLKIPLAVNSFYETHGKGLNTSLFFKRLVVFNVSYVYSF; from the coding sequence ATGCAATTTCAAAAAACCTTATTTTCTTTACCCTTATTATTTTTATCTTATTGTATCGCTGAAGAAAATGGGGTGTATGCGAGCGTGGGTTTTGAATATTCCATCAGTCATGCCGTTGAGCACAATGACCCTTTTTTGAATCAAGAACGCATCCCAATCATTTCTAACGCTCAAAACAAAATCTATAAACTCAATCAAGTCAAAAATGAAATCACAAACATGCAAAACACCTTTAACTACATCAACAACGCTTTAAAAAACAACTCCAAATTAACCCCCACTGAAATGCAAGCCGAACAATACTACCTCCAATCCACCCTTCAAAACATTGAAAAAATAGTCACACTTAGCGGTGGAATTGCATCTAACCCTAAACTAGTCCAAGCGTTAGAAAAAATGCAAGAACCCACTAATAGCCCTTTAGAATTAGCAGAAAACTTAAGAAATTTAGAATTACAATTCAATCAATCTCAAAACCGCATGCTTTCTTCTTTATCTTCTCAGATCGCTCAAATTTCAAATTCCTTAAACGCGCTTGATCCTAGCTCTTATTCTAAAAACATTTCAAGCATGTATGGGGTGAGTTTGAGCGTAGGGTATAAGCATTTCTTCACCAAGAAAAAAAATCAAGGGTTTCGCTATTACTTGTTCTATGACTATGGTTATACTAACTTTGGTTTTGTTGGCAATGGCTTTGATGGTTTAGGCAAAATGAATAACCACCTCTATGGGCTTGGCATAGACTACCTTTATAATTTCATTGATAATGCACAAAAACATTCTAGCGTGGGTTTTTATGCAGGCTTTGCTTTAGCGGGGAGTTCGTGGGTAGGGAGTGGTTTAGGCATGTGGATAAGTCAAACGGGTTTTATCAACAATTATTTGACGGATTATCACGCTAAAATGCACACGAGTTTTTTCCAGATCCCTTTGAATTTTGGGGTTCGTGTGAATGTTAATAGGCACAACGGCTTTGAAATGGGCTTAAAGATCCCTTTAGCGGTGAATTCCTTTTATGAAACGCATGGCAAAGGGTTAAACACTTCCCTCTTTTTCAAACGCCTTGTGGTGTTTAATGTGAGTTATGTTTATAGTTTTTAG